In Gemmatimonas aurantiaca, the genomic stretch ATTCGACATCTGGTCTTGAAGTGACCTCATGAACGCCGCGAGGTCGTGCTCCTTTAGTTGCTCGTGTGCGCTTGTCGGCATGTATAGACCATTTCTCGATTCGGGAGGGGAATACCGCGAGGCGACCATCGCTCTCCCTGAAAGTTTCGTGCAACCGTCTAACGCCGAAGTTCAGCTGCGGAGCCGCGAGGATGACTTTTGTTGCCCGCCTAGGACTATGCGCGGCTCCGTCAGCTGCAACGATTTGTTAGGTGTCACGGATCACCAGCAGTCAGCCCTGCGCGTAACTCGGGCGAGAGGCGTCCATACGTCGATAGATAGAATTGCGCATTGGAGTGCCCGGACCACAGCGCGAAGTCAATGATCGTAAACGCTTCTCGCGCTCCTGGAACGAAGCACGAGGCATCCAGTACGTCGATACGCGGAAGTCTTGCCGCGATCAGCTTGAGCACGTTTTCCATCTCTTCGCGAGGCGGCCCGGCGACGTCCCTCACCTTCACATCGTGTCCGCTCAGCCGCTCGATGCGAAAGGCGCACCTTGGCACGTACGGCTGGCCCGTGCTGGACGGGCCAAGATCGAGTCCGGCTAGATCAAGGCGGCCGAAGTATTTCGGAGTGAAGCGAACCAGCTCGGAGTCATCCTGAATCGATTCGTATGCGCGAACCTCTGCCTCGAAGAGACGAGCGGTAACGAAGTCATGGTCCTCCCAGTCCTCGACAGGATCATGAGTATGCTTCGCGCGGCGGTAGACCTTAGCGACCGTTTCGTCACCCAAGTCGATAATGTCTGCGAATCCGCCACTGCCTAGAATCGACAGCATGGTTCCTCTGATGAATCGTGAGTGACACCTAACGCCGCGTTCTGCGGCAAAGGCTCTCATAAATTAGCGGTGAACTGCGCAGGGCGGAGCCCTGCGCAGTTACACAGCCTACCGCCCTGCCTTTGACTGCAGCAACGCTCGTTAGGCATCTTCTCGGCGCGGAGGTGGGCCGAGGTCATGATCGAATGCGAGCGCATGCAAAGCGCGCAATGCACCCGTCGCGTGCTCGCCCCAATGCGTTCCAAAATGTAGCTGCCATCGCCATGCAGCGACGTCAATCTCGCCGCGCCGCCACGGGAGCAATCCGCGGCGGAGGTCGCGCGCGATGCTGAGGATGTCGTCTGCCAGGTTTCCTGTGACGGGAGTTTCCGACTCTGCAGAATACGGTGCGAATACTTCACGATATCGGGCGCGAGGACCCAGATGGGTGGTCAGGGCTCGCATCCGAGTCATGAATTCGGAAGTCGATTCGAGTTCTGGCTCCGGCCGCGTTCGAGGACTATTGCCCAGGTCGAGTTCGACGTCATTCGCGTCAGATTCGTCATGGTCCTTTGCATCATCGACAAAAGTTGTCACGTCGGGCAGCGCCAGTGCAGATGCATAGAGGACCGGAAGCCGCCTATGGACTTCGTGCAGGAAACTCTCGGGCGACATCTGCAACGCGCTGTCCACAAGTGCACAGAATCCGTCAGCCCGATTCGCGAATACGTGAATGGATTCGTCAGAGATCACAGGTGTTTGCCTTGCGCCGATGGTAGTCGAAGATGCCTAACGCTCGCGTTCTGCTGCGGGGCCCTTCCAAAGGATGTGGCCAGCGACCGAAGGGAGCAAGGCCACAATCCTTGAAGGCCCTGCCAGCAGCAACGCAAGGTTAGACGGCAGCGGTGCTTGCCTCACCGTTTCTCGGTGTCGGCAATCTGTGTGATGCCAGGCGCGTCTGGACTTCGACGCAAAGCGCAAGGAAATAGTCGCGCGCGTAAGCCGTCGCAATCCACGAGTACTCGTTGGATATCCGCAATTGATCGCCGTGCTGCGACGAAGTAACGACGACATATGCTTCGGCATTGCTCACACTCTTTCGGTGCGCCGCCTGCAGAAACGCCTTTGTTCGAACAATCTGCCGTAGCGCTCCGGCGTCACGCGACTCGTTCAAGAGTCCGCCTGCGTGCATTTGACAGTGTCTGATCTTCAACGCTGCATTCACCTGTGGCCAAAGTTCCTGCCGCGAAGTACTGACTCCCAGCTTGCTGAGAGTGTTGAGCGATCGCTGTAGTCCCTGCCCCTTAGCCGAGACTGGCTCCTTTGAGTCCTCAAGCGCGAGTCGCGCCAACCGCAGTGTGAACACCTCCAACAGCGAGAGAGCCACAAAGAGATTGCTTACGGCTTGATAGTGTGGAAATGCAGAGTCAAGACTCTCGGACTCGAGCCCAATCCGTAGCGCGCGAGTTTTTGAGGCGGTGGGGAAGTACGCAGCCAGTTTCCGTGATTCGATCCGCTTGAGCGTGTCGATGAGCTGCGGAGTCTTCCACACGTAGTCGAGCAGGATCATGAACTGCCAATTTGCATCGCCTACGAGAGCCGGAATGGCGTCTGTCGGATTCCGAGAGTGAGTCATTGAGAAAGTGCTGAATGCCGTCTAACGCCCAGCTTCTGCTGCGGGCGAACCCATAAAATGCAGCGGCGCAGCCGCTGCTTCTATAAACTCGCCCGCCAGCAGCAAGCAACATTAGCCAGCAAGCGGGGCAAGGTCCGCGAACTGCGGAACCGAGTATAGAGTGGAGTGCTCGATAGTCCCCTGATAGCCGACGCACCGTAACTGCTGTGTTGCTACCTGAGCTTCCTCTTTCGACCAGCGGGGATCAAGAAGTATGTGTTCCACCAGCTCGTTCGGATCGCAGTCAAACTTGAAAATGTCACTGCAACCTTGCTTTCCCGTATGGCGATCGAAAAGCAGTCGCGTTTCCATCTCATGTGAGAACTGAGTGCGCTTGAGTAGCAGCGTCTTCGCAATCGCTAGGCCATCTGACGTCAAAAGCTGTGCTCCGACGTTTAGCTTCGATAGCCATTGATGAATGGAGTCTTCCTTCTGGTACTCAACTCGACCCAGAAAGCATTGAATCGCGGAGAGTTGTGAGTCTGCTCGATAGATCGTGTCAAAAAGTGCTCCTGCTCGCACCTTGAGGCGCATACCACGCACCTTTCCTGGCGCGTAAATGCGCCAAGTCGCATCGGTCTCAGGTTCGCTATGGCACCAGCACTGGCCATAGAAGCGATGCGTTAGACCCGCGAGCGTAGCGAATTGATCTTCGCCTATTTGCACGCGGCAGCGCGAGAGGAAGTTCTCGAACGGATCATCCCACTTTCGCGGTGCCACCAGAACGTTCTTCCGTTCGCTGAAGAGCTGCAGTGCTCTATCGGATGGAAAGACTCGCCAAAGCCTGTCGTCTTCGCTGGTTTGCAACAGGTTACGCGTCGGCGGGGAATCGTCGAGTAGCATCGAAACCTGAGTAGGATGGTGGGTATCTGGCTAACGCCCCAGCGTTCTGCTTCAGCGCCTCCAACAAGATGCGGCGGGACGGGCGACGTGCGCCAGCGCGGCGCCCGCCTGCCGCACACCGCATTGCGCTGTCGGCAGCAACGCGCCGTTAGGCAGCCGTAGCGAAACACAACTGCTGCTGGCAACCATACACCACTCGTCCGGTGCCTCGTTACACCACTTACGCTATTCTCGCACGCTCTGGCAAGCCAACAGCTTTCTGCTCCGCTTCTTCAGGACCAACCAGCAGAACGCGAAGGTCTTGGACCGAAACATCGTCAACCTTCGATCGCATTTTCGACACTACAGTGGCCAGCGCATCCGCGGATGGCCCGGACCTAACTGCCGCACCGACTCTTTCGAAGTGAACGAGAGCGCGGATAACTTCGGCGCTCCCGTAGACTGCGATCCGAGCTTTCGCGTCCGCTCCATCGCGATATACGTCGCGGAGTTCTTCGTCTGATCGCAGATGCGCTGATGCTGCAAGCGCCTTTAGGTAGTCGACGTACGCTTGCGATCGTAAGTTATCCTGCTGCTTCTGGTGTTCTGACCGCCGACCAAGTCGGAATTGAAGCGCCGCACCAACGACGATCCCGATCAACGGCAGTATGGCGAGGAAGATATTGTCCAACCGGACTCCGTTGTTGTCTGCCTAACGCCCAGCGT encodes the following:
- a CDS encoding DUF5063 domain-containing protein encodes the protein MISDESIHVFANRADGFCALVDSALQMSPESFLHEVHRRLPVLYASALALPDVTTFVDDAKDHDESDANDVELDLGNSPRTRPEPELESTSEFMTRMRALTTHLGPRARYREVFAPYSAESETPVTGNLADDILSIARDLRRGLLPWRRGEIDVAAWRWQLHFGTHWGEHATGALRALHALAFDHDLGPPPRREDA